A genomic segment from Thiomicrorhabdus aquaedulcis encodes:
- a CDS encoding putative metalloprotease CJM1_0395 family protein produces the protein MNVLSAPSLQPIHTLASQPSRGVVMPAALENTTRQDNAQAGDLNRSASNTALNAASNTATNQPSNLTQDNAKDNAKDNAKDNAKDNSKDTAQQQRQIENVLTQLQARDREVKTHEQAHLSTAGQYATGGIKYTYQTGPDGQKYAIGGSVGIDTAPIAGDPEATIQKARVVQRAALAPAQPSSQDMSVAAQAAQMLMQAQVDLRTQKTDTLQTDDKTADNKQTEPSKQIQPNTPDNQMGITNATYATPNALNANNPARSGFELRLALQQNSLNNSLNNSLNNSLNNSLNDSLNGKALNS, from the coding sequence ATGAACGTCTTAAGCGCACCCAGTTTACAGCCTATTCACACACTGGCATCGCAACCTTCGCGCGGTGTGGTAATGCCTGCTGCGCTTGAAAACACCACCCGTCAAGACAACGCTCAAGCCGGCGATCTTAACCGTTCAGCGTCAAATACTGCGTTAAATGCGGCGTCCAATACAGCGACCAACCAACCCTCTAATTTAACCCAAGATAATGCTAAAGATAATGCTAAAGATAATGCCAAAGATAATGCCAAAGATAACTCCAAAGACACCGCCCAACAACAACGCCAAATTGAAAACGTCTTAACCCAACTGCAAGCCCGCGACCGCGAGGTAAAAACCCACGAACAAGCCCATTTAAGCACCGCCGGCCAATACGCCACAGGGGGCATTAAATACACCTATCAAACTGGGCCCGATGGCCAAAAATACGCCATTGGCGGCTCGGTCGGCATTGACACTGCACCCATTGCGGGCGATCCAGAAGCCACTATACAAAAAGCCAGAGTGGTTCAACGTGCTGCGTTAGCGCCCGCACAACCGTCCAGTCAAGACATGAGCGTGGCCGCGCAAGCCGCGCAAATGCTCATGCAAGCCCAGGTTGATTTACGCACTCAAAAAACAGACACTCTTCAAACAGACGATAAAACAGCAGACAATAAACAAACCGAGCCGTCCAAACAAATCCAACCTAACACACCAGACAATCAAATGGGCATTACCAATGCAACTTACGCCACTCCCAACGCCCTTAATGCCAACAACCCTGCGCGCAGTGGGTTTGAATTAAGATTGGCTTTACAACAAAACTCGTTAAATAATTCATTGAATAATTCATTGAATAATTCATTGAATAACTCATTAAATGATTCATTAAATGGCAAGGCACTTAACTCGTAA
- a CDS encoding GlsB/YeaQ/YmgE family stress response membrane protein — MDITALIIILAIGGLAGWLAGNIMKGHGFGLVGNIIVGIIGAVLGSFVFGLVGISAYGLMGSIITATLGAVILLSIIGVVKKA; from the coding sequence ATGGACATAACCGCTTTAATTATTATTTTAGCGATTGGCGGACTGGCCGGTTGGCTGGCCGGTAATATAATGAAAGGTCATGGGTTTGGCTTGGTTGGCAATATTATTGTCGGAATTATAGGTGCGGTTTTGGGCAGCTTTGTTTTTGGCTTGGTGGGTATTTCAGCTTACGGATTAATGGGTTCAATTATTACTGCCACACTTGGTGCGGTTATTTTGTTGTCTATTATTGGCGTTGTTAAAAAAGCATAA
- a CDS encoding amidohydrolase family protein, with amino-acid sequence MQPTLRTSQQSQTKLMGSFKRFWLVLMGLLLAALMQMMSLTAQASATANSHLAQTKTSVLPIFDAHLHYGGEDSQAFSSQQVLQIFERNRISHALISSTPNDGTEALYRAAPDKIVPFLAFYESLAEKGRWGDNWAVIERIERQLKSGIYRGIGEFHLFKEHQKSPVLRKVVEIAAERNLMLQVHSDAEIIGEIFSINPKAVVLWAHLGTQPEPAFLADMLNRYPQGLYIDTTVRDALFVDDAGRLKPEWHALFVAHSQRFLVGVDTYSVNRWHNFDTVVSNIRAWLGQLPDDVARRLAHENAEALFLKK; translated from the coding sequence ATGCAACCTACACTGCGCACATCGCAGCAAAGTCAAACCAAGTTAATGGGCTCATTTAAGCGTTTTTGGCTCGTTTTAATGGGTTTGTTGTTGGCGGCCTTAATGCAGATGATGAGCCTAACCGCGCAGGCCAGCGCAACGGCTAACAGCCATTTGGCGCAAACAAAGACGTCTGTTTTGCCTATTTTTGATGCCCATTTGCATTACGGTGGCGAAGACAGTCAAGCGTTTTCGTCACAGCAAGTTTTGCAGATATTTGAACGTAATCGCATCAGTCACGCGCTTATTTCAAGCACGCCTAATGACGGCACCGAGGCCTTGTATCGCGCCGCACCCGATAAAATTGTGCCGTTTTTGGCGTTTTATGAATCGTTGGCCGAAAAAGGTCGATGGGGCGATAACTGGGCGGTGATTGAACGGATTGAGCGCCAGTTAAAAAGCGGAATTTACAGAGGCATTGGCGAGTTTCACCTGTTTAAAGAGCATCAAAAAAGTCCAGTATTGCGCAAAGTGGTTGAGATAGCGGCCGAGCGTAACTTGATGCTTCAAGTGCATTCCGACGCAGAGATTATTGGCGAAATCTTTAGCATTAACCCCAAAGCCGTGGTGCTTTGGGCGCATTTAGGCACTCAGCCCGAACCTGCGTTTTTAGCGGATATGTTAAACCGCTACCCACAAGGTTTGTACATTGATACCACCGTGCGCGATGCGTTGTTTGTGGATGACGCGGGGCGTTTAAAACCCGAATGGCACGCGTTGTTTGTGGCGCATTCGCAGCGTTTTTTGGTGGGAGTGGACACTTACAGCGTTAACCGATGGCACAATTTTGACACCGTGGTATCCAACATACGCGCCTGGCTTGGGCAACTGCCCGACGATGTGGCCAGACGATTGGCGCATGAAAACGCAGAAGCGTTGTTTTTAAAAAAATGA
- a CDS encoding cation diffusion facilitator family transporter, producing the protein MSHSHGFNVTTHRAFAIGISLNVAFVLVEFYYGMVANSLALIADAGHNLSDVLGLLLAWGAILLATKANTDKRTYGYRKGTVLAALLSGILLMAALGVIAWEAWQRFFEPQPIVGMTMILVAAMGVLINAVTALLFFKSQANDLNIKGAFLHMSADAAVSMGVVISGVFVLWFNVVWIDPAISLVIVLVVFLSAWGLLRDSFNYAMDAVPNGINTAQVRDYLLGLNSVISVQDLHIWPLSTSLNALSVHLVVSNERIDNELLAQIKDHMHTHFLIEHITVQVETTARNNG; encoded by the coding sequence ATGAGTCATTCGCATGGTTTTAATGTGACGACCCATCGTGCATTTGCCATAGGCATTTCGCTTAACGTGGCGTTTGTGTTGGTTGAATTTTATTATGGCATGGTGGCTAATTCGTTGGCGTTGATTGCCGATGCGGGGCATAACTTAAGCGATGTATTGGGATTGCTCTTGGCGTGGGGGGCTATTTTATTGGCCACTAAAGCCAATACGGATAAGCGTACTTACGGTTATCGAAAAGGCACGGTGTTGGCGGCGTTATTAAGTGGCATTTTGTTAATGGCCGCACTGGGCGTGATTGCTTGGGAGGCATGGCAACGTTTTTTTGAGCCGCAACCGATTGTAGGCATGACCATGATTTTGGTGGCGGCCATGGGTGTGCTGATTAATGCGGTGACGGCGTTGTTGTTTTTTAAAAGTCAGGCCAATGACTTAAATATTAAAGGGGCTTTTTTGCACATGAGTGCCGATGCCGCTGTGTCGATGGGAGTGGTGATTTCTGGTGTATTTGTTTTATGGTTTAATGTGGTATGGATTGATCCCGCGATTAGTTTGGTGATTGTGTTGGTGGTGTTTTTAAGTGCTTGGGGGTTGCTACGCGATTCGTTTAACTACGCTATGGACGCGGTGCCTAACGGCATAAACACCGCTCAAGTACGCGACTATTTGTTGGGGTTAAATTCGGTTATTAGCGTACAGGATTTGCATATTTGGCCGTTAAGCACGTCGCTTAATGCCTTATCGGTTCATTTGGTGGTGAGCAACGAGCGTATCGACAATGAGCTTTTAGCGCAGATTAAAGATCACATGCATACGCATTTTTTAATTGAGCACATTACGGTTCAAGTCGAAACAACGGCAAGAAACAATGGGTAA